A window from Exiguobacterium marinum DSM 16307 encodes these proteins:
- the cysS gene encoding cysteine--tRNA ligase yields the protein MIQLYNSLTNKKEPFVPLVPGKVSMYVCGPTVYNYIHVGNARPAIAFDTVRRYLTYCGYEVKYVLNFTDVDDKIIRTANELGEDTETLTNRYIDAYLADTGALNVQPADVHPRVTDTMEEIIEFIRQLETEGFAYESEGDVYFRTKKFETYGKLSQQSIEDLRAGSRVDVGEKKEDPLDFVLWKAAKPDEPSWNSPWGKGRPGWHIECSAMAKKHLGATIDIHAGGHDLKFPHHENEIAQSEACNHAKFANYWLHNGFINIENEKMSKSLGNFLLVHEALKEVDPMVLRFFMLSVHYRHPINYSRELIEQAANGWDRIKEAYQNIEYRLSVTAGLGEPSESMERKLESIKTAFIESMDDDINTANAVTVLFDLAREANIYAKADHVAKATLEQVLSLFDELTGVLGLTLAEEKELLDAEIDRLIQERNDARAARNFARADEIRDLLKEQNIQLEDTAQGVRWKRL from the coding sequence ATGATTCAGCTGTACAACAGTCTCACGAATAAAAAAGAACCGTTTGTCCCGCTTGTTCCGGGTAAAGTATCGATGTATGTTTGTGGACCAACCGTCTATAACTATATCCATGTCGGCAATGCCCGTCCGGCGATTGCCTTCGATACAGTTCGTCGCTATTTGACGTATTGTGGGTATGAGGTGAAATACGTCTTGAACTTCACGGACGTGGACGACAAAATCATTCGTACCGCCAACGAATTAGGTGAAGACACCGAAACGTTGACGAATCGTTACATTGACGCATATTTAGCGGATACAGGAGCCCTTAACGTGCAACCTGCGGACGTACATCCACGTGTTACCGATACAATGGAAGAGATTATCGAGTTCATTCGTCAGTTAGAGACGGAAGGGTTCGCTTATGAATCCGAAGGCGATGTCTATTTCCGGACGAAGAAGTTTGAAACATACGGGAAACTAAGTCAGCAATCGATTGAAGATTTGCGGGCAGGCTCACGCGTCGATGTCGGGGAAAAGAAAGAAGACCCGCTCGACTTTGTCTTGTGGAAAGCGGCTAAGCCGGATGAACCATCATGGAATAGTCCATGGGGCAAAGGTCGTCCGGGCTGGCATATCGAATGCTCGGCGATGGCGAAAAAACATCTCGGGGCAACGATCGACATCCATGCGGGTGGGCATGATTTAAAATTCCCACACCACGAGAACGAGATTGCCCAATCGGAAGCGTGCAACCATGCGAAGTTCGCCAACTATTGGTTGCATAACGGGTTCATCAATATTGAAAACGAGAAGATGTCTAAGTCACTCGGAAACTTCCTCCTCGTCCATGAAGCACTGAAGGAAGTCGATCCGATGGTACTACGTTTCTTCATGTTGTCTGTTCATTACCGTCATCCCATCAACTATAGCCGTGAATTGATTGAACAAGCGGCGAACGGGTGGGACCGAATTAAAGAAGCGTATCAAAATATTGAATACCGCTTATCGGTAACAGCCGGACTCGGGGAACCGAGCGAGTCGATGGAACGGAAACTTGAATCGATCAAGACGGCTTTCATTGAGTCGATGGATGATGACATCAATACAGCAAACGCTGTGACGGTCTTATTTGACTTAGCACGAGAAGCAAACATTTATGCGAAAGCGGACCATGTGGCAAAAGCGACACTCGAGCAGGTTCTTTCACTATTCGATGAATTGACGGGTGTGCTCGGTTTGACGTTGGCAGAAGAAAAAGAACTACTGGATGCCGAGATTGACCGATTGATTCAAGAACGAAATGATGCACGGGCGGCACGTAATTTTGCCCGAGCCGACGAGATTCGTGATTTACTAAAAGAACAAAACATCCAACTCGAAGACACGGCCCAAGGGGTTCGGTGGAAGCGGTTATGA
- a CDS encoding Mini-ribonuclease 3, which produces MMQPKQMNALALAYMGDVVYELAVRKRLLEKGLTRPNDLHRGAVRYVNARAQASVVTHWLEMDLLTEEEQAIVRRGKNAKSGSIPKRVDVHTYRYSTAFEALIGYIYLTERRDRLEELIKQAFERLEAESFEST; this is translated from the coding sequence ATGATGCAACCGAAACAAATGAATGCCCTCGCCCTAGCCTACATGGGGGACGTGGTATATGAATTGGCCGTACGGAAACGGTTGCTCGAGAAAGGATTGACGCGCCCGAACGATTTACACCGGGGCGCGGTCCGCTACGTCAATGCACGGGCACAGGCGAGCGTCGTGACCCATTGGCTAGAAATGGACTTATTGACGGAAGAAGAGCAAGCCATCGTCAGACGTGGTAAGAATGCGAAGTCAGGATCAATCCCGAAGCGGGTTGATGTTCACACTTATCGTTACTCCACAGCGTTCGAGGCGTTGATTGGATATATCTATTTGACAGAAAGAAGGGATCGTCTTGAAGAACTCATCAAACAAGCGTTCGAACGACTCGAAGCCGAATCGTTCGAATCGACATGA
- the rlmB gene encoding 23S rRNA (guanosine(2251)-2'-O)-methyltransferase RlmB, whose product MEEGIDFLYGRNPVLEALRSGRDMNKVFIMEGQQKGPLAQIIAMANEASVQVSFVPKTKLEKMAGSEHHQGVVAAVAAYEYKTIEDMFALAASKEETPLIILLDELEDPHNLGSILRTADAIGAHGIIIPKRRSVGLTQTVAKASTGAIEYIPVARVTNLTRTLEELKEKGLWVVGTDAKESQDYRRLDGNMPLVVVIGSEGKGMSRLVRESCDFLVHLPMVGHVTSLNASVAAALLLYEVHRSRHPLA is encoded by the coding sequence ATGGAGGAAGGGATTGACTTCCTTTATGGCCGAAATCCCGTACTCGAAGCACTTCGAAGCGGCCGTGACATGAACAAAGTGTTTATTATGGAAGGGCAACAAAAAGGCCCGCTCGCCCAAATCATTGCGATGGCGAATGAAGCATCAGTTCAAGTTTCTTTCGTACCCAAAACGAAACTCGAGAAGATGGCAGGCAGTGAGCATCACCAAGGTGTCGTTGCAGCCGTAGCGGCTTATGAATACAAAACGATTGAGGATATGTTTGCACTTGCTGCTTCAAAAGAGGAAACACCGCTCATCATCCTGTTGGATGAGCTAGAGGACCCGCATAATCTAGGTTCGATTTTACGGACGGCAGATGCAATCGGGGCACACGGAATCATTATTCCAAAACGCCGTTCGGTTGGTTTGACCCAAACGGTCGCCAAAGCGTCGACTGGGGCGATTGAGTATATTCCAGTTGCGCGCGTGACGAATTTGACGCGAACGCTTGAAGAATTGAAGGAAAAAGGACTATGGGTCGTCGGGACCGATGCGAAAGAGAGTCAGGACTATCGTCGATTAGATGGAAATATGCCGCTTGTCGTGGTCATCGGAAGTGAAGGCAAGGGGATGAGCCGACTCGTGCGTGAATCGTGTGACTTCCTCGTCCATTTACCGATGGTCGGTCATGTCACGTCACTCAACGCATCTGTTGCAGCAGCGCTCCTTCTGTACGAAGTGCATCGCTCACGCCACCCGTTAGCATGA
- a CDS encoding NYN domain-containing protein: protein MSILKRELLLVDGYNIIGAWPHLRSLRDVDFDQARNLLIEAMAEYQAVSGKEVTIVFDAHMRYGREAKEKRSRVDVIYTKENETADEWIERRAHELVDDRLVTLFVATNDFTEQWVIFGQGALRVPATELLKDWKHAKTLIEQQRMSLEKEQSNRKTIDIPPHIQARFEEMRRRKSKGD from the coding sequence ATGAGTATTCTAAAACGCGAGCTCCTTCTTGTAGATGGATATAACATTATCGGAGCGTGGCCACATTTAAGAAGTTTGCGCGATGTAGATTTTGATCAGGCGCGCAACCTCTTGATTGAAGCGATGGCAGAATATCAAGCTGTATCCGGCAAAGAGGTCACAATCGTGTTTGATGCTCATATGCGGTATGGTCGTGAAGCAAAAGAGAAGCGCAGTCGTGTCGATGTCATTTATACGAAAGAAAATGAGACAGCTGACGAATGGATTGAGCGACGAGCGCATGAATTGGTCGATGACCGACTCGTGACATTATTCGTTGCGACAAACGATTTCACCGAGCAATGGGTTATTTTTGGCCAAGGTGCATTACGCGTTCCTGCGACCGAACTGTTAAAAGATTGGAAGCATGCGAAAACACTGATTGAGCAACAACGGATGTCGTTAGAAAAGGAACAATCCAATCGAAAGACAATCGATATTCCTCCGCACATTCAAGCGCGCTTTGAAGAAATGCGACGACGTAAATCAAAAGGTGACTGA
- the sigH gene encoding RNA polymerase sporulation sigma factor SigH — protein MNGWPYEQFEKMSDEELVLLARNEGDSDALEFLIERYRYFVRAKARSYFLIGADHEDIVQEGMIGLYKGVRDYKDERLASFKSFAEMCITRQMITAIKTATRQKHIPLNSYVSLDKPIFDEESDRTLLDVILPPHPTDPQELIVTQEEQTFMEEKMEEILSDLERKVLRLYLDGRSYQEISDDLDRHVKSIDNALQRVKKKFERHVDVRTLTS, from the coding sequence ATGAACGGATGGCCGTACGAACAGTTTGAAAAAATGTCAGACGAAGAGTTGGTCTTATTGGCGCGAAACGAAGGGGATAGCGATGCGCTTGAGTTTTTGATTGAACGATACCGGTATTTTGTGCGGGCGAAGGCGCGCTCATACTTTTTGATTGGGGCAGATCATGAGGACATCGTCCAAGAAGGCATGATCGGTCTTTACAAAGGGGTGCGTGACTACAAAGACGAACGGCTCGCGTCATTCAAAAGCTTTGCTGAAATGTGCATCACACGTCAGATGATTACTGCAATCAAGACGGCGACACGTCAAAAGCACATTCCGCTCAATTCATACGTTTCGCTCGATAAACCGATTTTTGATGAAGAATCCGATCGAACATTGCTTGATGTTATCTTGCCTCCACATCCTACCGACCCTCAGGAATTGATTGTGACACAGGAAGAGCAAACGTTCATGGAAGAGAAGATGGAAGAAATTTTAAGTGACTTGGAGCGGAAAGTATTGCGTCTTTATTTAGACGGACGTTCTTATCAAGAGATTTCAGACGACTTGGATCGTCATGTCAAATCAATTGATAATGCGTTACAGCGTGTGAAGAAGAAATTTGAACGCCATGTCGATGTTCGGACGCTTACAAGCTAA
- the rpmG gene encoding 50S ribosomal protein L33: MAKKVSLACSECGSREYSTTKKDGVSTRLEMKKFCRRCNAHTMHRESK, translated from the coding sequence ATGGCAAAGAAAGTAAGTCTCGCTTGTTCAGAATGCGGGTCTCGAGAGTATTCGACGACAAAGAAAGATGGTGTGTCGACACGACTTGAAATGAAAAAGTTTTGTCGCCGCTGTAATGCGCATACGATGCATCGGGAATCAAAGTAA
- the secE gene encoding preprotein translocase subunit SecE codes for MNFLRDVWKELKKTSWPTRKELTKYTITVIATVVVIGLFVFGVDTGVSYLVNLLIN; via the coding sequence ATGAACTTTTTGCGCGACGTATGGAAAGAGTTGAAGAAAACGAGTTGGCCTACTCGTAAAGAACTCACGAAATATACCATTACCGTCATCGCGACCGTTGTCGTGATTGGCCTGTTCGTGTTCGGCGTAGATACTGGAGTCAGCTATCTCGTCAATTTATTGATTAACTAA
- the nusG gene encoding transcription termination/antitermination protein NusG, giving the protein MEKQWFVVQTYSGFENNVKENLERRIGSMNMEDKIFRVLVPTETTQEEVTLKSGEKKIKEREVKNFPGYVFVEMVMTDDSWYVVRNTPNVTGFLGSTGGGAKPIPLQPDEVTNVLSQMGLIEKKDRYNYELGDLVRVKEGAFENFEGTIDEIEADKEKLKVVVDMFGRETKIELDFEQVQKIN; this is encoded by the coding sequence GTGGAGAAACAATGGTTTGTTGTCCAGACGTACTCAGGTTTTGAGAATAACGTCAAAGAAAACCTAGAACGTCGAATCGGTTCGATGAACATGGAAGATAAAATTTTCCGCGTCCTCGTCCCGACTGAAACGACACAAGAAGAAGTCACATTAAAGAGTGGCGAGAAGAAAATCAAAGAGCGTGAAGTCAAAAACTTCCCGGGCTATGTGTTCGTAGAGATGGTCATGACTGACGATTCATGGTATGTTGTCCGCAACACGCCTAACGTCACCGGCTTCCTCGGTTCAACCGGCGGTGGGGCCAAGCCGATCCCGCTTCAACCGGATGAAGTGACAAATGTCTTGTCGCAAATGGGACTCATCGAGAAGAAAGATCGTTACAATTACGAACTCGGTGACCTTGTCCGTGTGAAAGAAGGCGCGTTCGAGAACTTTGAAGGTACGATTGACGAAATCGAAGCTGACAAAGAGAAGCTCAAAGTCGTGGTCGATATGTTCGGTCGCGAAACAAAAATTGAGCTTGATTTCGAACAAGTTCAGAAAATTAACTAA
- the rplK gene encoding 50S ribosomal protein L11 — protein sequence MAKKVSKLVKLQIPAGKANPAPPVGPALGQAGVNIMGFCKEFNARTQDQAGLIIPVVITVYEDRSFTFITKTPPAAVLLKKAAGIESGSGEPNRKKVATVKRDKVREIAELKMPDLNASSVETAMLMVEGTARSMGIVIED from the coding sequence GTGGCGAAAAAAGTTTCTAAACTCGTTAAACTTCAAATCCCAGCTGGTAAAGCTAACCCAGCTCCACCGGTAGGTCCAGCACTTGGACAAGCAGGTGTTAACATCATGGGATTCTGTAAAGAGTTCAACGCTCGTACACAAGACCAAGCCGGATTGATTATTCCTGTAGTCATCACGGTATACGAAGATCGTTCGTTTACATTCATTACGAAAACTCCACCAGCTGCAGTTCTCTTGAAGAAAGCTGCTGGTATCGAGAGTGGTTCTGGTGAACCAAACCGTAAGAAAGTAGCAACGGTTAAGCGTGACAAAGTTCGCGAAATCGCTGAACTTAAAATGCCTGACCTTAACGCATCATCTGTAGAAACAGCGATGCTTATGGTTGAAGGTACTGCACGTAGTATGGGTATTGTAATCGAAGACTAA
- the rplA gene encoding 50S ribosomal protein L1, translated as MGKKHQEVAKLVDRTKSYDLAEAVELVQKTATAKFDETIEVAVRLGVDPKKADQQIRGAVVLPHGTGKTQKVLVFAKGEKVKEAEAAGADYVGDAEYINKIQQGWFDFDVIVATPDMMGEVGKLGRVLGPKGLMPNPKTGTVTFDVEKAIADIKAGKVEYRVDKAGNIHVPVGKKSFEASKLSENIETILETLMKVKPATAKGTYLKNIALSSTMGPGIRVATADFLK; from the coding sequence ATGGGTAAAAAACACCAAGAAGTAGCTAAGCTTGTTGACCGCACGAAGTCATACGACCTCGCCGAAGCTGTCGAGCTCGTTCAAAAAACAGCTACTGCTAAATTCGATGAAACAATCGAAGTTGCTGTCCGTCTCGGCGTAGATCCGAAGAAAGCAGACCAACAAATCCGTGGTGCCGTTGTACTTCCACACGGTACTGGTAAAACACAAAAAGTTCTCGTCTTCGCTAAAGGTGAGAAAGTGAAAGAAGCGGAAGCTGCTGGAGCAGACTACGTTGGTGACGCTGAGTACATCAACAAAATCCAACAAGGATGGTTCGACTTCGATGTCATCGTTGCGACACCTGACATGATGGGTGAAGTTGGTAAACTCGGTCGTGTTCTCGGACCTAAAGGCCTCATGCCTAACCCGAAAACAGGAACAGTTACTTTTGATGTAGAAAAAGCAATCGCGGACATCAAAGCTGGTAAAGTTGAATACCGTGTTGATAAAGCTGGTAACATCCACGTTCCAGTTGGTAAGAAATCATTTGAAGCATCTAAACTCTCTGAGAACATCGAGACAATTCTCGAAACACTCATGAAAGTGAAGCCTGCTACTGCAAAAGGAACTTACCTTAAAAACATCGCGCTTTCATCTACAATGGGTCCTGGGATCCGTGTAGCGACTGCGGATTTCCTTAAGTAA
- the rplJ gene encoding 50S ribosomal protein L10, with translation MANEKIVAQKSALVDEIAEKMQASVGTVVVDYRGLTVEEVTTLRKSLRDAGIEFKVYKNGLLRRAAIQSNFEGLDEVFTGPTAIAFSNEDVIAPAKILNDFSKDHKALELKGGIIEGKVTSLEEIKALAELPSRDGLLSMLLSVLQAPIRGLAVATNAIAEQKEEQSA, from the coding sequence ATGGCAAACGAAAAAATCGTAGCTCAGAAATCGGCACTCGTCGATGAAATCGCTGAAAAAATGCAAGCGAGCGTGGGAACAGTTGTTGTTGACTACCGCGGACTTACAGTTGAAGAAGTGACTACACTCCGTAAATCACTCCGTGACGCTGGAATTGAGTTCAAAGTTTACAAGAACGGTCTTCTTCGCCGCGCAGCTATTCAGTCGAACTTCGAAGGTCTTGACGAAGTCTTCACTGGTCCTACAGCAATCGCCTTCTCAAACGAAGACGTTATTGCTCCAGCGAAGATCTTGAATGACTTCTCGAAAGATCACAAAGCGCTCGAACTTAAAGGCGGTATCATCGAAGGCAAAGTGACTTCACTCGAAGAAATCAAAGCCCTTGCAGAACTTCCATCACGCGATGGTCTTCTCTCGATGCTTCTCAGCGTACTTCAAGCTCCAATCCGTGGGCTCGCAGTCGCAACAAATGCAATCGCAGAACAAAAAGAAGAGCAATCAGCTTAA
- the rplL gene encoding 50S ribosomal protein L7/L12: protein MAFNKEQFIEDLKSMTVLELNELVKTIEEEFGVSAAAPVAVAGAGAGAAAEEQTEFDVILTNAGAGKINVIKAVREITGLGLKEAKGLVDGTPAPVKEGVSKEDADSIKAKLEEAGASVEVK from the coding sequence ATGGCTTTCAACAAAGAGCAATTCATCGAAGACCTCAAATCAATGACGGTTCTCGAACTTAACGAACTCGTAAAAACAATCGAAGAAGAATTCGGCGTATCAGCAGCAGCTCCAGTAGCAGTTGCAGGTGCTGGCGCAGGCGCAGCAGCTGAAGAGCAAACTGAATTCGACGTAATCCTCACAAACGCTGGCGCTGGTAAAATCAACGTCATCAAAGCTGTTCGTGAAATCACAGGCCTCGGTCTTAAAGAAGCAAAAGGACTCGTTGACGGAACTCCGGCTCCAGTCAAAGAAGGCGTTTCTAAAGAAGACGCTGATTCAATCAAAGCTAAGCTTGAAGAAGCTGGCGCATCTGTTGAAGTTAAGTAA
- a CDS encoding class I SAM-dependent methyltransferase, which yields MGDHYYTNDPRSESAPETWTYELRGKQYHFTSDRGVFSKGSVDFGSRLLIESFEVPEVSGRILDVGCGYGPMGISLADASGREALLIDVNERALALSEQNAARNGVTVETRLSHAYDAVGGERFAAIVTNPPIRAGKQVVHTILREAHAHLVDGGAIYVVIQKKQGAPSAKKLLEEVFSQVETVAKEKGYFIFRAIRS from the coding sequence ATGGGAGATCATTACTATACGAACGATCCACGTTCGGAAAGTGCCCCGGAGACATGGACGTATGAGTTACGAGGGAAACAGTATCATTTCACTTCGGACCGCGGTGTGTTCTCGAAAGGATCGGTCGATTTTGGGTCACGTCTTTTAATTGAATCGTTTGAAGTACCTGAGGTGTCAGGACGCATTTTAGACGTAGGCTGCGGCTATGGTCCGATGGGGATCTCGCTTGCCGATGCCTCTGGGCGTGAAGCATTGCTCATTGATGTAAATGAGCGTGCGCTGGCGCTCTCTGAGCAAAACGCCGCCCGTAATGGAGTGACGGTCGAAACACGGCTTTCTCACGCGTATGACGCGGTGGGGGGAGAACGGTTTGCCGCCATTGTCACCAATCCGCCGATTCGTGCGGGAAAACAAGTCGTCCATACGATTTTGCGTGAAGCACATGCGCATTTGGTCGATGGAGGAGCAATTTATGTCGTCATTCAAAAGAAACAAGGAGCGCCTTCTGCTAAAAAGTTATTAGAAGAGGTGTTTAGTCAAGTCGAAACGGTCGCGAAAGAGAAGGGTTACTTTATTTTCCGAGCAATTCGGTCTTGA